The Acidiferrobacter thiooxydans sequence TCTCCCCGGTTTCGATCTTGACCGTATGGTTACCATACGGGAACGTCTTTGTGATTTTACCCAACGCGCTTGTCCTCCGCTTCGATGCTCTTTTGGGGTGTTTCGCCCTACTTGCGCAGGCCAAGTCGCGCGACGAGGTCGCGGTAACGACCGGCATCCACACGCTTTAGGTAATCGAGGAGCTTACGCCGCTTGCCGACCATGCGCAGAAGACCCTGACGCGAGTGGTTGTCCTTCTTATGGACAGCGAAGTGTTGCGAAAGATCATCGATATGGGCCGAGATCAGCGCCACCTGTACCTCCGGGGATCCGGTGTCGACCTCGCCCCTCCGGTATTCCTTGATTACCTGCATCTTTTTTTCGACCGTGAATGCCATACCGCCCTCGCTGACCCGAAATATTCCAAGAAAAGGATAAACCGCTATTCTAACCGCGTGCGTCCATGGGCTCAACATGCCCAGGCGCCCCGATCCATAGGCGCTTGGGACGGATCTCCCCGGCCGCCGCCGACCACCCAACACCGAGGAACACCCCCGAATCGTCATACAAACGGACCCAACCCTCCTGTTCCCGGCCACCGATGTGCACGCCTTGCCCGCGCATGACGGCACGCGCCAGGAATCCCGGCAGCACCACCGACGGCAGGCCGGTGAGCGCGGCGTCACTCTCGAGCAAGGCGGTATCGGGGCCGACATCCGTGAGTGCCACGGCCTGATCGAGGGTAAAACGCCCGACCGCGAGCCTACGCAACTCCGCGACATGCCCGCCGCAACCCAGGGCCTCGCCGAGATCGTGGGCCAGACTGCGCACATAGAAACCCTTGCCGCAGGCGACGTCGAGCGTGAGCATCATATCCTCGCGATCGATGATCTCGATGCCGGTCACGACCACGCTGCGGCTCGCCGGCCGCGCCTCGTCACCGCGGCGGGCTCGCTCGTAAAAGGGCCGGCCGTCCTGCTTGATCGCCGAAAATCGGGGGGGTGTCTGATCGATGCGACCGATGAAACGACCCACGGCCGCGCGCAAGGCGGCATCGGACACCG is a genomic window containing:
- the rpsO gene encoding 30S ribosomal protein S15, translating into MAFTVEKKMQVIKEYRRGEVDTGSPEVQVALISAHIDDLSQHFAVHKKDNHSRQGLLRMVGKRRKLLDYLKRVDAGRYRDLVARLGLRK
- the truB gene encoding tRNA pseudouridine(55) synthase TruB, whose translation is MKVPCVRRDGLLVLDKPPGLSSTQALAQARHRLRACKGGHTGTLDPLATGVLVLCFGEATKAASFLVDSDKRYRVAITLGVSTTTYDREGEVVARRPVTVSDAALRAAVGRFIGRIDQTPPRFSAIKQDGRPFYERARRGDEARPASRSVVVTGIEIIDREDMMLTLDVACGKGFYVRSLAHDLGEALGCGGHVAELRRLAVGRFTLDQAVALTDVGPDTALLESDAALTGLPSVVLPGFLARAVMRGQGVHIGGREQEGWVRLYDDSGVFLGVGWSAAAGEIRPKRLWIGAPGHVEPMDARG